From Allofrancisella guangzhouensis, a single genomic window includes:
- the tsaB gene encoding tRNA (adenosine(37)-N6)-threonylcarbamoyltransferase complex dimerization subunit type 1 TsaB — MNFLILDTSSAYCSIALRVKDKTYSNTKYIPRQHNKFLLEMIKKIFESAGIDKKNLDFIAYGVGPGSFVGVRLAAAVAQAFAVGLDIPILGFSSMFAIAKSTPINSDKVAVILDAKMGDFYLGLYNKKMDDMISENVYKLQEYSTTLHAGFSLIGEAIEQIELVPQVTNFKLDVSDLTDYLYRQYLLQKQNSRLTQETFPVYLRGNSHWNK; from the coding sequence ATGAATTTTTTAATTTTAGACACCTCAAGTGCTTATTGCTCAATAGCACTTAGAGTCAAAGATAAAACTTACTCTAATACGAAATATATTCCTCGTCAGCATAATAAGTTTCTTTTAGAAATGATAAAAAAAATTTTTGAAAGCGCTGGTATTGATAAAAAAAATCTAGATTTTATAGCATACGGTGTAGGACCTGGAAGTTTTGTAGGAGTACGTTTGGCAGCTGCTGTGGCTCAGGCTTTCGCTGTTGGGTTGGATATTCCTATATTAGGTTTTTCAAGTATGTTTGCTATTGCAAAAAGTACTCCTATTAATTCAGATAAAGTAGCTGTAATTTTAGACGCTAAGATGGGTGACTTTTATTTGGGTTTATATAATAAGAAAATGGATGATATGATTTCAGAAAATGTTTATAAGCTACAGGAGTATTCAACTACATTGCATGCAGGATTTAGTTTAATAGGTGAAGCTATAGAGCAAATAGAATTAGTGCCACAAGTAACAAATTTTAAGCTTGATGTTAGTGATTTAACTGATTATCTTTATAGACAATACCTTTTACAAAAACAAAACAGTAGGTTAACACAAGAAACATTTCCAGTTTATCTTAGAGGAAATTCTCACTGGAATAAATAG
- a CDS encoding pyridoxal phosphate-dependent aminotransferase codes for MASLNKKIQNVSASPTTAMAALAKQIKDQGHDVVSLAIGEPGFSAPEIIKKAGIEAINTNITKYTNVDGLKELREAVVKRYKKQYTVEFSADQVCITSGAKHSLHNVFNCILEEGDEAIFFAPYWVSYPDMISLTGAKPIVVKTKFEDSFEIDIDELEKHITNKTKAIIINSPNNPTGLIYSKKCIEDLANLLRKYPNIWIIGDDIYDQLYFTKKITLIIEIAPDLADRYVIASGVSKNFAMTGWRVGFTIAPKILNDAMKKFQSQSTTCACSISQYAAITAMNMPIEDLQYFVDSYKEKEQFVTKCLKEMPYIDVKSADGTFYLFPDIRNLIKHTKFNSDIELCNALLTEEYVAMMPGIAFGLEGFARISCANEIPELEKAMGRLKRFILRHTS; via the coding sequence ATGGCATCATTAAATAAAAAGATTCAAAACGTTTCTGCTTCTCCAACAACTGCTATGGCAGCACTAGCAAAGCAAATTAAAGACCAAGGTCATGATGTGGTTTCTTTGGCTATAGGTGAGCCAGGGTTTAGTGCACCTGAAATTATTAAAAAAGCTGGGATAGAAGCTATAAATACAAACATTACTAAGTATACTAATGTTGACGGTTTAAAAGAATTAAGAGAAGCTGTAGTTAAGCGCTATAAAAAACAATATACTGTTGAGTTTAGTGCTGATCAAGTATGTATAACATCAGGAGCTAAACATAGTCTACATAATGTTTTTAACTGTATCTTAGAAGAAGGTGATGAGGCAATATTTTTTGCTCCATATTGGGTCTCTTATCCAGATATGATCTCGTTAACTGGTGCAAAACCAATAGTTGTAAAAACTAAATTTGAGGATAGTTTTGAAATAGATATTGATGAATTGGAAAAGCATATAACAAATAAAACTAAAGCTATTATTATTAATTCACCAAATAATCCTACAGGTTTAATTTATTCAAAAAAATGTATTGAAGATTTAGCTAACTTGTTAAGAAAATATCCAAATATTTGGATTATTGGTGATGATATCTACGATCAGCTGTATTTTACTAAAAAGATAACTTTGATTATAGAGATTGCTCCAGATTTGGCAGATAGATATGTAATTGCTAGTGGTGTTTCTAAAAATTTTGCTATGACAGGTTGGCGTGTTGGTTTTACTATAGCTCCAAAAATATTAAATGACGCAATGAAAAAATTTCAATCGCAATCAACCACATGTGCTTGCTCTATATCTCAATATGCAGCAATAACTGCGATGAACATGCCAATAGAGGATTTACAATACTTCGTAGATTCTTATAAAGAAAAAGAACAGTTTGTAACTAAATGTTTAAAAGAGATGCCTTATATAGATGTAAAAAGTGCCGATGGTACTTTTTATTTATTTCCAGATATTAGAAATTTGATTAAACATACTAAGTTTAACAGTGATATTGAACTATGTAATGCTTTATTGACCGAGGAGTATGTAGCGATGATGCCAGGTATAGCTTTTGGTTTAGAAGGATTTGCTAGAATTAGTTGTGCTAATGAAATCCCAGAACTAGAAAAAGCTATGGGTAGGCTTAAAAGATTTATTCTTAGACATACTAGTTAA
- the adk gene encoding adenylate kinase, translating to MRIILLGAPGAGKGTQAKIIEQKYSIAHISTGDMIRETIKSGNAIGRQLKEILDSGQLVSDEFIIKIVKNRISKEDCKNGFLLDGVPRTIVQAEQLDKLGVNIDFIIEINVDDKLLIERITGRRIHPASGRTYHIKFNPPKVEGKDDVTDEDLVTRSDDNEATVKERLFVYREQTSNLIEFYKNFKSNNTKTPKYIKINGDQPVEKVSQDIFDHLN from the coding sequence ATGCGAATAATTCTTTTAGGCGCTCCAGGAGCTGGCAAAGGCACTCAAGCGAAGATAATTGAGCAAAAATATAGCATTGCTCATATTTCAACAGGTGATATGATTAGAGAAACTATAAAATCTGGCAATGCGATTGGTAGGCAGCTAAAAGAAATTTTAGACTCTGGTCAATTAGTTTCTGACGAATTTATTATCAAAATAGTTAAAAATAGGATTTCGAAAGAAGATTGCAAAAATGGCTTTCTTCTCGATGGTGTACCTAGAACTATCGTACAGGCTGAACAGTTGGATAAATTAGGTGTAAACATTGATTTTATAATCGAAATAAATGTTGATGATAAACTACTAATAGAAAGAATAACAGGTCGAAGGATTCACCCAGCCTCTGGTAGAACTTATCATATAAAATTTAATCCACCTAAAGTTGAAGGTAAAGATGATGTAACAGATGAAGATTTAGTGACTCGTTCTGATGATAATGAAGCTACAGTCAAAGAAAGGCTTTTTGTATATCGTGAACAAACATCTAACCTAATCGAATTTTATAAAAACTTTAAATCAAATAACACAAAAACACCTAAATATATAAAAATCAACGGAGATCAACCTGTTGAAAAAGTATCTCAAGATATTTTTGATCATTTAAACTAG
- the era gene encoding GTPase Era, whose amino-acid sequence MKKCGYISIIGRPNVGKSTLLNNILKYKVSITSRKPQTTRHQITGVKTVGDTQFIYVDTPGIHNKEPKAINKFMNKAATTMIKDVEVILFVVEMGKWTGLEDNIVAKIKNSEIPIFLVVNKVDKKKSLDASVFIDSIKDKFTFYDVIYVSAKQGHNINELETRIEKLLPESEFFFYENDQVTDRSVKFLVSEIIREKIMRSIGSEVPYQIAVEIDSYKIDEQKNIADIYASILVERDSQKGIVIGAKGSKLKKIGVDARKDIEHLIGMQANLKIWVKVRSGWSDDERALKSLGYDLV is encoded by the coding sequence ATGAAAAAATGTGGTTATATTTCTATAATAGGTCGCCCAAATGTTGGCAAATCAACTTTACTAAATAATATCCTCAAATATAAAGTTAGTATAACCTCTCGTAAGCCTCAGACTACAAGACACCAAATTACAGGAGTAAAGACAGTTGGAGATACGCAGTTTATCTATGTTGATACTCCAGGTATCCATAATAAAGAGCCAAAAGCAATCAATAAATTTATGAATAAAGCTGCAACAACAATGATAAAAGATGTTGAAGTAATTTTATTTGTTGTTGAAATGGGTAAATGGACAGGCTTAGAAGATAATATAGTAGCTAAAATAAAAAATTCAGAAATCCCAATATTCTTAGTGGTAAATAAAGTTGATAAGAAAAAATCACTTGATGCTAGTGTATTTATTGACTCTATAAAAGACAAATTTACTTTTTATGATGTTATTTATGTATCAGCTAAGCAAGGGCATAATATCAATGAACTTGAAACAAGAATAGAAAAATTATTGCCTGAATCTGAATTCTTCTTTTATGAAAATGACCAGGTTACAGATAGAAGTGTTAAATTTTTAGTTTCAGAAATTATCCGTGAAAAAATTATGCGTAGTATAGGAAGTGAGGTACCATATCAAATAGCGGTAGAGATTGATAGCTACAAAATAGATGAGCAAAAGAATATCGCAGATATTTATGCGAGTATTCTTGTCGAAAGAGATAGTCAAAAAGGTATAGTTATTGGTGCAAAAGGTTCTAAACTTAAAAAAATAGGTGTTGACGCACGAAAGGATATTGAGCATCTGATAGGTATGCAAGCAAACCTAAAGATATGGGTTAAAGTTAGAAGTGGTTGGTCTGATGATGAGAGGGCGTTAAAATCATTAGGTTATGATTTGGTATAA
- a CDS encoding sterol desaturase family protein, producing the protein MLEKISRTGYWSDFYVYPIAIVFFLVLSFKCFFGNFFWIFTLIVLGVFTWTFIEYLVHRFIFHYCPLIKELHAVHHKHTIDLVGNPTYISLPIYTVTLFLPLYLIFGLGIASAIYSGALLGALLYFFVHHSTHHVKAKKGSLLFIYKKHHALHHHYEDKNFSVTFPLWDKVFKTKK; encoded by the coding sequence ATGCTTGAAAAAATTTCTCGAACCGGGTATTGGAGTGATTTTTATGTATATCCTATTGCTATTGTCTTTTTTTTAGTTTTAAGCTTTAAGTGCTTTTTTGGTAATTTTTTTTGGATATTTACGCTTATCGTACTAGGGGTTTTTACCTGGACTTTTATAGAATACTTGGTTCATAGATTTATATTTCACTATTGTCCTTTGATAAAGGAATTACATGCTGTGCACCATAAACATACGATAGATTTAGTAGGCAATCCAACGTATATATCATTACCGATTTATACTGTTACACTGTTTTTACCTTTATACCTAATTTTTGGGTTAGGTATAGCAAGTGCTATTTATAGTGGAGCCTTACTTGGAGCTTTACTTTACTTCTTTGTACATCATAGCACTCACCATGTGAAAGCAAAAAAAGGCTCTCTTCTATTTATATACAAAAAACATCATGCTTTGCATCACCACTATGAAGACAAAAATTTCTCAGTAACTTTTCCATTATGGGATAAAGTATTTAAAACAAAAAAATAA
- the ylqF gene encoding ribosome biogenesis GTPase YlqF, with translation MLHWFPGHMHKATKEFRKKIPAIDIAIEIVDARIPDSSSNHILEQIVGDKPIIKILSKNDLADPNITKLWLDYYKGNAIAVNTLTDKNIVKKILDLAQKRLPNRGTVLKPIRAIIFGLPNVGKSTMINKLAGRKVAKTGNEPAVTKLQQRIDIHKGFVIFDTPGIMFPSPKSEASGFRIASIGSIRDTAMDYEGTACFLINFLLKNNPKLFLCRYEITNIDQKHPQEILKEIANTSLNIEQAAKNIVHDYRNGYLGKISLEDPETITLEKKQLQANLQDIIN, from the coding sequence ATGTTACACTGGTTTCCTGGTCATATGCATAAAGCGACCAAAGAGTTTCGCAAAAAAATACCAGCTATAGATATAGCTATAGAAATAGTTGATGCACGCATTCCAGACTCTAGTAGTAATCATATTTTAGAACAAATAGTTGGCGATAAGCCTATAATAAAAATTCTTTCTAAAAATGATTTAGCTGATCCTAATATAACTAAATTATGGCTGGATTACTACAAAGGTAATGCTATAGCAGTTAACACTCTAACTGATAAAAATATAGTAAAAAAAATCCTTGACCTTGCTCAAAAAAGACTACCTAACAGAGGAACTGTACTAAAACCTATACGCGCGATTATTTTTGGCTTACCAAATGTAGGCAAATCAACCATGATAAATAAACTAGCTGGTCGAAAAGTTGCAAAAACTGGTAATGAGCCAGCTGTTACAAAGCTTCAACAACGTATAGATATCCACAAAGGCTTTGTAATATTTGATACGCCTGGAATTATGTTTCCAAGTCCTAAAAGTGAGGCTAGTGGCTTTAGGATAGCAAGTATAGGATCAATTAGAGATACCGCTATGGATTATGAAGGAACAGCTTGCTTTTTGATAAATTTTTTACTCAAAAATAATCCGAAACTTTTTCTTTGCCGTTATGAGATTACTAACATAGATCAAAAACATCCTCAAGAGATACTAAAAGAAATTGCTAATACTAGCCTTAACATTGAGCAAGCTGCTAAAAACATAGTCCATGATTACAGAAATGGATATCTTGGTAAAATATCCCTTGAAGATCCTGAAACAATAACACTTGAAAAAAAACAATTACAAGCAAATCTTCAAGATATTATAAATTAA
- the nagA gene encoding N-acetylglucosamine-6-phosphate deacetylase gives MQSYIIKGAKIYNDIAFEYKDIVVRNNVIETIAEDIKQSNYNLPMVQLLASDYVIPGFIDIHLHGSKGADVMDASVEALETISKSIYAQGVTSYLATTMTASDEHITKAMQTIAQYHNISSTGSARILGVHLEGPFISAGKIGAQNPNYLQGADVDKLDKWHKASNNLIKKITIAPEIQNADSVIQYCNSKKIISSIGHTSCTMSQALKAIDQGCSHATHLFNAMSPVEHRNPGAAAALLISKKILAELIVDGVHLHPDTVKFTYEIKGSDNIALITDAMSAQAAGEGVFELGGQKVIVKNNQARLENGVLAGSVLTMNKALDNMLKFSGCELFEAVKMTSANQAKSLGLKKGQLKVGFDAEFVILDKNYQVKQVIS, from the coding sequence ATGCAAAGTTATATTATCAAAGGGGCTAAGATTTATAATGATATAGCGTTTGAATATAAAGATATCGTTGTTCGAAATAATGTTATTGAAACTATCGCAGAAGATATAAAGCAAAGTAATTATAATCTGCCTATGGTGCAACTTCTGGCTAGTGATTATGTGATACCAGGGTTTATAGACATTCACCTCCACGGTTCAAAAGGAGCTGATGTTATGGACGCTAGTGTTGAGGCACTAGAAACTATTTCAAAGTCTATATATGCCCAAGGTGTTACTAGCTATCTTGCAACTACAATGACAGCTTCAGATGAGCATATTACAAAAGCTATGCAAACTATAGCTCAATACCATAATATTAGTAGTACAGGTTCAGCAAGGATATTAGGAGTTCATTTAGAGGGGCCATTTATTTCAGCTGGTAAAATAGGAGCTCAAAATCCTAATTATTTACAAGGAGCAGATGTTGATAAGTTAGATAAATGGCATAAAGCATCTAATAATTTAATAAAAAAAATAACCATAGCTCCAGAAATTCAAAATGCTGATTCAGTTATTCAATATTGTAATAGCAAAAAAATAATTAGTTCAATAGGGCATACTAGTTGTACAATGTCTCAAGCTTTGAAAGCTATAGATCAAGGTTGTAGTCATGCAACACATCTTTTTAATGCAATGAGTCCTGTAGAGCATCGTAATCCAGGCGCAGCAGCAGCACTTTTAATATCTAAAAAGATTTTAGCTGAGCTTATAGTTGATGGTGTTCATCTTCATCCAGATACAGTTAAATTTACGTATGAAATTAAAGGAAGTGATAATATAGCATTAATAACAGATGCTATGTCGGCTCAAGCAGCAGGAGAGGGTGTGTTTGAGCTTGGTGGACAAAAAGTTATTGTTAAAAATAATCAAGCAAGATTAGAAAATGGTGTTTTAGCAGGTAGTGTGTTAACTATGAATAAAGCATTAGATAATATGCTAAAATTTTCAGGTTGTGAGCTTTTTGAAGCTGTGAAAATGACTAGTGCAAATCAAGCAAAATCTTTAGGTTTAAAGAAAGGACAACTTAAAGTAGGTTTTGATGCTGAGTTTGTCATTTTAGATAAAAATTATCAAGTTAAACAAGTGATTAGTTAG
- a CDS encoding FAD-binding and (Fe-S)-binding domain-containing protein: MLEIFKSKLLETLSKQQIIENELLRYAYSTDASPYRMIPKLVLVVKLEQEIQKVIELANEYDIKLTFRTAGTSLSGQAVTDQVLVVLASDSWLDYKIYNDGQKIKLQPGIIGGEANKYLKIYNRKIGPDPGSINTAKIGGIIANNSSGMCCGTAKNSYATLDSIRIILSDGSILDTSDYESVKNFKQNKKNFLDIILEIQTQILQNIELTKFIKKKFSIKNTSGYSLNAFLDFKDPIKIVERLIIGSEGTLGFVSNVTLNTVPEYKYKALNLIYGKLDDLVKLTTQIEAFNLSSVELLDYASLKSVANNVELKPFLTSLEDFQIAAIMVELAESSQKDLDNKLKLINGYIEKTNIIHQVGFIQDEAKAQILWKIRNGIVPTIAGLRPSGSSIIIEDIAVNILDLPSFITQVRKLFDKYDYINAAIFGHVLAGNIHFVITPDFHNNKEVSIYDKFMHELVNIVTKEFNGSLKAEHGSGRNISPFAIVEWGEKCLDIMWQIKELFDPKNILNPDVKLTRNKNLHIQNLKKLNVIGNEIDKCMECGFCEPVCPSRNLSLTPRQRNAVIRKIPTLADSDKPRWQKDFEYYGIQTCATTSLCKTRCPVDIDTGAFILKQKRQANKLVNHSQEINKAKQKVKLANLTGNIIGKTNLQKVTKVLHNHFKSIPVYLETMPKVQDVHFKNSVTNNDNRVLLIPSCPNKIFACNKKYSKYPSQLVLEKLGFDVDYPKDLKGVCCGQMYNSKANYVQQHKSQEILSKQNLDLYNYAVIDNSSCAGFAKQQNIALTDINSFIVENIDTTKLTKKFNKIALHIDCSTRKQNIDEIYINLLKLCCNEVVLPERIYCCGFAGDKGFTTPELNASSLSSLANQIKGCDIGVSFNRSCQIGLSQHSGIEYISFVELVLESVVLS, translated from the coding sequence ATGTTAGAAATTTTTAAGTCAAAATTATTAGAAACCCTAAGTAAACAACAAATTATCGAAAATGAATTGTTAAGATATGCTTATTCAACTGATGCTAGTCCCTATAGGATGATACCTAAATTAGTTTTAGTAGTTAAACTAGAACAAGAAATCCAGAAAGTTATTGAGTTAGCAAATGAGTATGACATAAAACTAACTTTTAGAACGGCAGGAACTAGCTTATCCGGTCAGGCTGTTACAGACCAAGTATTGGTGGTGTTAGCTTCAGATTCCTGGCTAGATTATAAAATTTATAATGATGGACAAAAGATAAAACTGCAGCCAGGTATCATTGGAGGCGAGGCTAATAAATACTTGAAAATCTATAATCGTAAAATAGGACCAGATCCAGGCTCTATAAATACAGCCAAAATCGGTGGAATTATAGCCAATAACTCAAGTGGTATGTGTTGTGGTACAGCTAAGAATTCTTATGCAACATTAGATTCTATTAGGATTATTCTTAGTGATGGTAGTATTTTAGACACTTCAGATTATGAAAGTGTAAAAAATTTTAAACAAAATAAAAAAAACTTTCTAGATATAATTTTAGAGATTCAAACTCAAATATTACAAAATATTGAGTTGACTAAATTTATAAAAAAGAAATTTTCCATTAAAAACACAAGTGGTTATAGTCTAAACGCTTTTTTAGATTTTAAGGACCCTATTAAAATAGTAGAAAGACTAATAATAGGTTCAGAAGGTACACTTGGATTTGTTAGTAATGTAACTTTAAACACAGTACCAGAGTATAAGTACAAAGCTTTAAATTTAATATATGGTAAGTTAGATGATTTGGTTAAACTAACAACACAAATTGAAGCTTTTAATTTATCTTCAGTTGAATTGTTAGATTACGCATCTCTTAAATCTGTCGCTAATAATGTTGAGCTAAAGCCTTTTTTAACCTCTTTAGAAGATTTTCAAATAGCTGCTATTATGGTTGAGCTTGCAGAGTCAAGCCAAAAAGATTTAGATAATAAGCTTAAACTTATAAATGGTTATATAGAAAAAACAAATATAATTCATCAAGTTGGGTTTATCCAAGATGAAGCTAAAGCGCAAATTCTATGGAAAATACGTAATGGGATAGTACCTACCATAGCTGGGCTAAGACCGTCAGGTTCTAGTATTATTATAGAAGATATAGCTGTGAATATTTTAGATTTGCCAAGCTTTATAACTCAAGTAAGAAAGCTTTTTGATAAGTATGATTATATTAATGCCGCTATTTTTGGGCATGTGTTAGCAGGAAACATACATTTTGTTATAACACCAGACTTTCACAATAATAAAGAAGTATCGATATATGACAAATTTATGCATGAGTTAGTAAATATAGTAACTAAAGAATTTAATGGTTCACTAAAAGCAGAGCATGGAAGTGGAAGAAATATTTCACCTTTTGCAATAGTAGAGTGGGGAGAAAAGTGTTTAGACATTATGTGGCAAATCAAAGAGTTATTTGACCCTAAAAATATTTTAAATCCTGATGTTAAGCTAACGCGTAATAAAAACTTACATATTCAAAACCTCAAAAAGCTTAATGTAATTGGAAATGAAATAGATAAGTGTATGGAGTGTGGGTTTTGTGAACCAGTATGCCCTTCACGTAATTTAAGCCTTACTCCCCGCCAACGAAATGCTGTTATACGAAAAATACCCACTTTAGCAGATAGTGATAAACCAAGATGGCAAAAAGATTTTGAATATTATGGTATACAAACATGTGCAACTACAAGTTTATGTAAAACTAGATGCCCAGTTGACATAGATACAGGAGCTTTTATTTTAAAACAGAAAAGACAAGCTAATAAGTTAGTTAATCACTCTCAAGAAATTAATAAAGCTAAACAAAAAGTTAAACTGGCCAATTTAACTGGAAATATCATAGGAAAAACAAATTTGCAAAAGGTAACTAAGGTTTTACATAATCACTTTAAATCTATACCAGTATATTTAGAAACTATGCCTAAAGTTCAAGATGTACATTTTAAGAATTCAGTCACCAATAATGATAATAGGGTATTATTAATACCATCATGTCCTAATAAAATATTTGCTTGTAATAAAAAATATTCTAAATATCCTAGTCAATTAGTTTTAGAAAAGTTAGGTTTTGACGTTGATTATCCAAAAGATCTTAAGGGTGTATGTTGTGGTCAGATGTATAATTCAAAAGCTAATTATGTTCAGCAACATAAATCTCAAGAAATACTTAGTAAACAAAACTTAGACCTATATAATTATGCTGTGATAGATAATAGCTCTTGTGCTGGTTTTGCAAAACAACAAAACATAGCTCTAACTGATATAAATAGCTTTATTGTAGAAAATATTGATACTACAAAACTTACCAAAAAGTTTAATAAGATAGCTCTTCATATTGATTGTTCAACCAGAAAACAAAATATTGATGAAATATACATTAATCTTTTAAAGCTATGCTGTAATGAAGTTGTACTACCAGAAAGAATTTACTGTTGTGGTTTTGCTGGTGATAAAGGCTTTACCACTCCAGAGCTAAATGCAAGTAGTTTAAGTTCACTAGCAAATCAAATAAAAGGCTGTGATATAGGTGTAAGCTTTAATCGTAGTTGCCAGATTGGTCTTAGTCAGCACTCTGGTATAGAGTATATTTCCTTTGTCGAATTAGTCTTAGAGTCAGTAGTCTTAAGCTAG
- a CDS encoding PilN domain-containing protein: MKQLNFIQDRYKKLLLSYIAIDIGFIAVLAFIGMVSLSIILSWSSKEDIKLEQYIQAKITELDKNSVQYQEVKKQRDKLIDVADNLANIKASQFYMLLGIEKISRAITDKLYLTGITYIATEDEIVLNGETKDLKLLSVFMKNLEVEFKIKKVELKNLGSEKNGQRSFSLQFRFGEGNAFKGDFVQ; this comes from the coding sequence ATGAAACAGTTAAACTTTATTCAAGATAGATATAAAAAGCTACTGTTATCATATATAGCTATTGATATAGGTTTTATTGCTGTACTTGCTTTTATTGGGATGGTTAGTTTATCTATTATCTTATCCTGGTCAAGCAAAGAAGATATAAAACTTGAACAGTATATTCAAGCTAAAATTACGGAACTTGATAAGAATTCAGTGCAATATCAAGAAGTTAAAAAACAACGTGATAAATTAATTGATGTGGCTGATAACTTAGCAAACATTAAAGCAAGCCAGTTTTATATGTTGCTTGGTATAGAGAAAATATCTAGAGCTATAACAGATAAGCTTTATCTTACAGGTATAACTTATATCGCGACTGAGGATGAGATTGTCCTTAACGGTGAAACTAAAGATTTGAAATTACTTTCTGTGTTCATGAAAAATTTAGAGGTTGAATTCAAAATAAAAAAAGTTGAGTTAAAAAATCTTGGATCTGAAAAAAATGGTCAGAGAAGTTTCTCTTTACAGTTTAGATTTGGTGAAGGTAATGCATTTAAGGGAGATTTTGTACAATGA